The following are from one region of the Variovorax sp. V213 genome:
- a CDS encoding VacJ family lipoprotein — MKTSLFSSIAIKKVANSARIVGAAATFALLAGCASGPHANPADPFEPFNRGVTRFNDTVDEAVLVPVATAYVRVLPSMVRTGVSNFFGNLGDVWSFANSVAQLKLQNSAETFMRVNVNTFFGLGGLLDVATEAGIDRHEEDFGQTLGRWGVGAGPYVVLPIFGPSTLRDTAALPVDRAGGVVSNMNDVAWRNSLSFLEAVDTRAKYLRAGRLLDDAALDKYTFTRDAFLQHRRNDVYDGNPPDDEGGK; from the coding sequence ATGAAAACAAGCCTTTTTTCGTCCATTGCTATCAAGAAAGTAGCAAACTCCGCCCGCATAGTGGGTGCTGCAGCCACTTTTGCGCTGCTTGCAGGTTGCGCGAGCGGCCCCCACGCCAATCCGGCCGACCCGTTCGAGCCCTTCAACCGCGGCGTCACGCGCTTCAACGACACGGTCGACGAAGCGGTGCTGGTGCCCGTGGCCACCGCGTACGTGCGCGTGCTGCCCTCCATGGTGCGCACCGGCGTAAGCAATTTCTTCGGCAACCTGGGCGACGTCTGGAGCTTTGCCAACAGCGTGGCCCAGCTCAAGCTGCAGAACAGTGCCGAGACCTTCATGCGGGTCAACGTGAACACCTTCTTCGGGCTGGGCGGCCTGCTCGACGTGGCCACCGAGGCCGGCATCGATCGCCACGAAGAAGATTTCGGCCAGACCCTGGGCCGCTGGGGCGTGGGCGCCGGCCCGTACGTCGTGCTGCCCATTTTTGGGCCGTCGACCCTGCGCGACACCGCTGCATTGCCGGTCGACCGTGCCGGCGGCGTGGTCTCGAACATGAACGACGTGGCCTGGCGCAATTCGCTGTCGTTCCTGGAAGCTGTCGATACACGCGCGAAGTACCTGCGCGCCGGCCGCCTGCTCGACGACGCGGCGCTCGACAAATACACCTTCACGCGCGATGCCTTCTTGCAGCACCGCCGCAACGACGTCTACGACGGCAATCCGCCTGACGACGAAGGCGGCAAGTAA
- the mlaD gene encoding outer membrane lipid asymmetry maintenance protein MlaD: protein MQRSNSDIWVGLFVLIGGAALLFLALQSANLLSLNFQKTYNVTARFDNIGGLKPQTAVKSAGVVVGRVESISFDDKSFQARVTLALQNRYSFPKDSSLKILTSGLLGEQYIGIEPGAEEKNLQAGDTVTATQSAVVLENLISQFLYSKAAEGSSTPSTPGTANKK, encoded by the coding sequence ATGCAACGTTCCAATAGCGACATCTGGGTCGGCCTGTTCGTCCTGATCGGCGGCGCGGCGCTGCTGTTCCTCGCGCTGCAGTCGGCCAACCTGCTGAGCCTGAACTTCCAGAAGACCTACAACGTCACCGCGCGCTTCGACAATATCGGCGGACTCAAGCCGCAAACCGCGGTCAAAAGCGCCGGCGTAGTGGTCGGACGTGTGGAATCCATCTCGTTTGACGACAAGTCATTTCAGGCCCGCGTCACGCTTGCATTGCAAAACCGTTACAGTTTTCCCAAGGACAGCTCGCTCAAGATCTTGACCAGTGGCTTGCTCGGCGAGCAGTACATCGGGATCGAGCCGGGCGCCGAGGAGAAGAATTTGCAAGCCGGCGACACCGTCACCGCGACCCAATCGGCCGTGGTGCTGGAAAACCTGATCAGCCAGTTCCTCTACAGCAAGGCAGCCGAAGGAAGCAGTACGCCTTCGACGCCAGGAACAGCCAACAAGAAATGA
- a CDS encoding ABC transporter ATP-binding protein codes for MPAISFQSVSKTYPPSRQQRAQGKQGLRAVDEVSFQIEPGEFFGLLGPNGAGKTTLISMLAGLSRPTAGAISVHGFDVQRDYAEARRQLGIVPQELVFDPFFNVRESLRIQSGYFGIKNNEAWIDELLQSLGLADKATANMRQLSGGMKRRVLVAQALVHKPPVIVLDEPTAGVDVELRQTLWQFVARLNKQGSTVLLTTHYLEEAEALCSRIAMLKQGRVIALDRTSELLKSATSNVLRFKTDAMLPWAIAQHARITGRIVQLPAQNAHEVEQLLAAIREAGVAVEDVEMRKADLEDVFIDLMAGEQTPLEVAR; via the coding sequence ATGCCCGCGATCTCATTCCAATCGGTCTCCAAGACCTACCCTCCCTCCAGACAGCAGCGGGCCCAAGGCAAGCAGGGCCTGCGCGCCGTCGACGAGGTCAGCTTCCAGATCGAGCCGGGCGAGTTCTTCGGCTTGCTGGGTCCCAATGGCGCGGGCAAGACCACGCTCATCAGCATGCTGGCAGGCCTGTCCCGTCCCACGGCCGGCGCGATCAGCGTCCACGGCTTCGACGTGCAGCGCGACTATGCCGAGGCCCGGCGCCAGCTCGGCATCGTGCCGCAGGAGCTGGTGTTCGACCCCTTCTTCAATGTGCGCGAATCGCTGCGCATCCAGTCGGGCTACTTCGGCATCAAGAACAACGAGGCCTGGATCGACGAGCTGCTGCAAAGCCTCGGCCTGGCCGACAAGGCCACGGCCAACATGCGCCAGTTGTCGGGCGGCATGAAGCGCCGCGTGCTCGTGGCGCAGGCGCTGGTCCACAAGCCGCCGGTCATCGTGCTCGACGAGCCGACCGCCGGGGTCGACGTCGAACTGCGCCAGACGCTCTGGCAGTTCGTCGCCAGGCTCAACAAGCAGGGCAGCACCGTGCTGCTCACCACCCACTACCTCGAAGAGGCCGAGGCGCTGTGCAGCCGCATCGCAATGCTCAAGCAGGGCCGCGTGATCGCGCTGGACCGCACCAGCGAACTGCTGAAATCGGCCACCAGCAACGTGTTGCGCTTCAAGACCGACGCCATGCTGCCGTGGGCCATTGCCCAGCATGCGCGCATCACCGGGCGCATCGTGCAGTTGCCGGCGCAGAACGCCCATGAAGTCGAACAATTGCTGGCCGCGATCCGCGAAGCCGGCGTCGCCGTGGAAGACGTGGAAATGCGCAAGGCCGATCTGGAAGACGTGTTCATCGACCTGATGGCGGGTGAGCAGACTCCTTTGGAGGTGGCGCGATGA
- a CDS encoding phospholipid-binding protein MlaC: MNNNILQRRSFGRLVLASALLFGAATAFVRPALAADEAPDALVKRLSTDVLETIKADTTIKSGDVSKIMVLVDSKIMPNVNFQRMTASAVGPAWRQATPEQQKRLQEEFKTLLVRTYAGALDQVSDQTVSVRPFRGSPEDTEVLVRTEVKGRGDPVQLDYRLEKTPGQGGGWKVYNLNVLGVWLVDTYRTQFAQEINARGIDGLIAALAARNKGNNGKS; this comes from the coding sequence ATGAACAACAATATCTTGCAACGACGCAGCTTTGGCCGCCTGGTACTGGCCAGCGCACTCCTTTTCGGCGCTGCCACCGCTTTCGTGCGCCCGGCCCTCGCGGCCGACGAAGCGCCTGACGCGCTGGTGAAGCGCCTGTCGACCGATGTGCTCGAAACCATCAAGGCCGACACCACCATCAAGTCAGGCGACGTCAGCAAGATCATGGTGCTGGTCGACAGCAAGATCATGCCCAACGTCAACTTCCAGCGCATGACGGCTTCCGCCGTGGGCCCGGCATGGCGCCAGGCCACGCCCGAGCAGCAAAAGAGGCTGCAGGAAGAATTCAAGACCCTGCTGGTGCGCACCTATGCCGGCGCGCTCGACCAGGTGAGCGACCAGACCGTCTCGGTCCGTCCGTTCCGCGGTTCGCCCGAGGACACCGAAGTGCTGGTGCGCACGGAGGTCAAGGGCCGCGGCGATCCGGTCCAACTCGATTACCGCCTCGAGAAGACGCCCGGCCAGGGCGGCGGCTGGAAGGTCTACAACCTCAATGTGCTGGGCGTCTGGCTGGTCGATACCTACCGCACGCAGTTCGCGCAGGAAATCAACGCCCGCGGCATCGACGGCCTGATTGCCGCGCTGGCCGCGCGCAACAAGGGCAACAACGGCAAGAGCTGA
- a CDS encoding lipid asymmetry maintenance protein MlaB, whose translation MLVLPTKLTHDDAPACMRMLQQGLKGQTDTSTVVDASALTQFDSSALAVLLECRRESSALGRGFAVKGLSPRLRELAALYGIAGLLPAAP comes from the coding sequence ATGCTGGTGCTGCCGACGAAACTCACCCACGACGATGCCCCGGCCTGCATGCGCATGCTGCAGCAGGGGCTGAAGGGGCAGACCGACACCTCCACCGTGGTGGACGCCAGCGCCCTGACGCAGTTCGACTCCTCGGCGCTGGCGGTGCTGCTGGAGTGCCGGCGCGAATCGAGCGCGCTCGGCCGCGGCTTTGCCGTGAAGGGGCTTTCCCCTCGGCTGCGCGAGCTTGCCGCCCTGTACGGCATCGCTGGCCTCTTGCCGGCCGCACCCTGA
- a CDS encoding ABC transporter permease codes for MMAVTGWRALLYKETLRFWKVGFQTVGAPVLTALLYLMVFGHVLEDHVKVYGTVGYTAFLVPGLVMMSVLQNAFANSSSSIIQSKIMGNLVFVLLTPLSHWGWFFAYVGSSVIRGLVVGLGVFLVTMFFAMPSFVAPLWILVFALLGSAMLGTLGLIAGLWAEKFDQMAVFQNFLIMPMTFLSGVFYSIGSLPPFWQGVSHLNPFFYMIDGFRYGFFGVSDASPWLSLGIVGAAWLAVSAIAVHLLRIGYKIRG; via the coding sequence ATGATGGCCGTTACTGGGTGGCGCGCGCTGCTCTACAAGGAAACGCTGCGCTTCTGGAAGGTCGGTTTCCAGACCGTCGGCGCGCCGGTGCTCACCGCGCTGCTCTACCTGATGGTGTTCGGCCACGTGCTCGAAGACCACGTGAAGGTGTACGGCACGGTTGGCTACACCGCCTTTCTGGTGCCGGGCCTGGTGATGATGAGCGTGCTGCAGAACGCCTTTGCCAACAGCTCTTCGTCGATCATCCAGAGCAAGATCATGGGCAACCTGGTGTTCGTGCTGCTGACGCCGCTGTCGCACTGGGGCTGGTTCTTCGCCTATGTCGGCTCGTCGGTCATTCGCGGGCTGGTCGTGGGGCTCGGCGTGTTCCTGGTCACCATGTTCTTTGCGATGCCGAGCTTCGTTGCGCCGCTCTGGATTCTCGTGTTCGCGCTGCTGGGCTCCGCAATGCTGGGCACGCTGGGGCTCATCGCGGGCCTCTGGGCCGAGAAATTCGACCAGATGGCGGTGTTCCAGAACTTCCTGATCATGCCCATGACCTTTCTCTCGGGCGTTTTCTATTCGATCGGTTCGCTGCCCCCGTTCTGGCAGGGCGTGAGCCACCTGAACCCCTTCTTCTACATGATCGACGGCTTCCGCTACGGCTTCTTCGGCGTGAGCGACGCCTCGCCCTGGCTCAGCCTGGGCATCGTCGGCGCCGCCTGGCTGGCCGTGAGCGCCATCGCCGTCCACTTGCTGAGAATCGGCTACAAAATCAGAGGCTGA
- a CDS encoding BolA family protein: MTAEELQALIQSHLPCEHISLEGDGRHWYATIVSAEFEGKRAIQRHQRVYATLGAKMHTDEVHALSMKTYTPAEWAAIDDK; the protein is encoded by the coding sequence ATGACCGCCGAAGAACTCCAGGCCTTGATCCAGTCCCACCTCCCATGCGAGCACATCTCGCTGGAGGGCGACGGCCGACACTGGTACGCCACCATCGTCTCGGCCGAATTCGAGGGCAAACGCGCCATTCAGCGCCACCAGCGGGTCTACGCCACCCTGGGTGCGAAAATGCATACCGACGAGGTGCATGCGCTCTCGATGAAAACCTACACGCCGGCCGAATGGGCGGCGATCGACGACAAGTAA